From the Neorhodopirellula lusitana genome, one window contains:
- the pap gene encoding polyphosphate:AMP phosphotransferase, with product MKLASFVHSNKIAKSEFETRLPILRAELLEVQHSLRKADFPVIVLFAGVDGAGKSEVVNLINEWMDPRWLINRAYARPSEPGTDTDRPVFRRYWQDLPPRGQIGLFLSAWYSQVLLGTVSQQVPPEEFPRHVERISRFERTLATDNALILKFWMHLNKRNQKKQLTRLEANPATAWRVTHTDWAHWAMYDRFVIAGDKIIEATDSDHAPWRVVDGADHRYRSLTVAEHMLDAIKDRLGATGSLPDASTSAATSAAPESSADPKPKSETPTKVATTEFKPSRVNWLADVDLEQTLPKGEYRKRLAQSQGELNRLCRMAKQQNVSTLLAFEGWDAAGKGGSIRRILQALDPRNYRVIPTAAPTDEEHAQHYLWRFWRHLPCAGNITIFDRSWYGRVLVERVEGFARPDEWQRAYDEINEFEEELVESGIMVCKYWLHITQDEQLRRFEERKATPHKRWKLTEEDWRNRAKWDEYEEAVNDMIERTNTPLAPWTIVPANDKYTARIEVLDTVCEHLRKTLSRSPSSTL from the coding sequence ATGAAACTGGCTAGCTTTGTTCACTCCAACAAGATTGCCAAAAGCGAGTTCGAAACGCGGTTGCCGATCTTGCGTGCGGAGTTGTTGGAGGTCCAGCACTCGCTGCGCAAAGCCGACTTTCCAGTGATCGTGCTGTTTGCGGGCGTCGATGGGGCTGGCAAAAGTGAAGTGGTCAATCTGATCAACGAGTGGATGGATCCACGCTGGTTAATCAACCGTGCCTATGCGAGGCCTTCCGAGCCAGGCACGGATACGGACCGTCCCGTGTTCCGTCGATATTGGCAAGATTTGCCGCCACGCGGACAGATTGGATTGTTCTTGAGCGCGTGGTATTCGCAAGTGTTGCTCGGGACGGTATCGCAACAAGTGCCACCGGAAGAGTTCCCGCGGCATGTCGAACGGATCTCTCGTTTTGAAAGAACGCTGGCGACCGACAACGCATTGATCCTGAAGTTTTGGATGCACCTGAATAAGCGAAATCAAAAGAAACAACTGACGCGTCTCGAAGCGAACCCTGCCACCGCATGGCGAGTCACGCACACGGATTGGGCTCACTGGGCGATGTACGATCGATTTGTGATCGCGGGCGACAAGATCATCGAAGCAACGGACTCCGATCACGCTCCCTGGCGGGTCGTCGACGGAGCGGATCATCGCTATCGGTCGCTCACGGTTGCCGAGCACATGCTTGACGCGATCAAAGATCGGCTGGGTGCCACTGGTTCGTTGCCAGACGCGTCGACCTCGGCGGCGACCTCGGCGGCGCCCGAATCTTCCGCGGATCCAAAGCCAAAGTCAGAGACGCCAACCAAGGTCGCGACCACGGAATTCAAACCCAGTCGAGTGAATTGGTTGGCCGACGTTGATCTGGAGCAAACGTTGCCGAAGGGTGAGTATCGAAAGCGATTGGCTCAATCCCAGGGCGAACTGAATCGTCTGTGTCGGATGGCGAAGCAGCAAAACGTGTCGACTTTGCTCGCCTTTGAAGGCTGGGATGCGGCAGGCAAAGGCGGCTCAATCCGGCGGATTTTGCAGGCACTGGATCCACGGAACTATCGGGTCATCCCAACCGCCGCGCCCACTGATGAAGAGCACGCTCAACACTACTTGTGGCGGTTTTGGCGACATCTTCCCTGTGCCGGCAACATCACAATTTTTGATCGGTCGTGGTATGGCCGGGTTCTGGTGGAACGGGTGGAGGGATTCGCTCGCCCGGACGAGTGGCAGCGTGCGTACGACGAGATCAACGAGTTTGAAGAGGAACTGGTCGAGAGCGGGATCATGGTTTGCAAGTATTGGTTGCACATCACCCAAGATGAACAGTTGCGTCGGTTCGAAGAACGCAAAGCCACGCCGCACAAACGGTGGAAATTGACCGAGGAAGATTGGCGTAACCGAGCGAAATGGGATGAGTACGAAGAGGCGGTCAACGACATGATCGAACGCACCAACACTCCGTTGGCACCTTGGACGATCGTACCCGCCAACGACAAGTACACCGCCCGCATCGAAGTCCTCGACACGGTTTGTGAACACCTG